A region of Scleropages formosus chromosome 2, fSclFor1.1, whole genome shotgun sequence DNA encodes the following proteins:
- the tmem167b gene encoding protein kish-B, which produces MTNVYSFDGILVFGLLFICTCAYLKKVPRLNHWLLSEKKGIWGIFYKAAVIGTRLHFAVALCCLAMAFYVLFIK; this is translated from the exons ATGACGAATG TGTACTCATTTGATGGGATCCTGGTGTTTGGCCTACTTTTCATCTGCACGTGTGCTTACCTTAAGAAGGTGCCAAGACTGAACCACTGGCTGCTCTCAGAGAAAAAGGGAATCTGGGGTATCTTCTACAAAG ctgctgttATTGGGACTCGACTTCACTTTGCAGTGGCTCTATGCTGCCTGGCAATGGCCTTCTACGTGCTCTTCATAAAATGA
- the gpr25 gene encoding probable G-protein coupled receptor 25 produces MISQCAGAYNRPSPQGRYAGELKSVSVQSRCPEDPVFLMSQEDVSKIPRKTATMSADMKASKTWTRKRMVFFNACILPAIVLAAKGGLLCSPEATDVFEEDPTLDNLVLKGGSEGDRHGERPAASRHAGSRRFEHRDIDPPTGVMQLGQGPQTGPGDSIRWLVLGRRFRWQQGKESMRGARGVVHNAGGLVNAAVFVCRVDGGKRNSDDLFSCSYRWLYSLVPVPHEVVYFDHSTDFRLKMEERVNDSTTNVYDYGYAMDENMSETDLRDVLRCPSTNLPFSHIYLPMLYFFMFFIGVSGNIFVIWVMCTKRKSSRLVDTFVINLALADLVFVLTLPLWAVSAAQKHNWAFGEGMCKLSSYIIAVNRFSNIFFLTCMGIDRYLAVVRMLDSRYLRRSQCIQITCGVVWVSSFTLATPSLVFRKTTQVGEATFCLEDEESILFQVLSLVTLFLTFVLPISIILFCYGSILIQLQHHNGVGGARTEDRRRHSVKMVFTIIVAFVVSWLPFNFFKSVLITSQLQEMELSCRVAAFLARGLILSSSLAFLNSCANPVIYMLLDHHFKHSARILCYGCMSEQQGHVLSFPSPSSFSDSISWLTFPRSRSRSVSKSSHLGTTVTK; encoded by the exons Atgatctcccagtgt GCGGGTGCCTATAACCGTCCATCCCCGCAGGGTCGGTACGCAGGTGAGCTAAAAAGCGTCTCTGTCCAGTCCAGATGCCCAGAAGATCCGGTCTTCCTCATGTCCCAGGAAGACGTCAGCAAAATCCCCAGGAAAACCGCCACGATGTCTGCCGACATGAAGGCGTCGAAGACGTGGACA CGGAAGCGGATGGTATTCTTCAATGCCTGCATCCTTCCAGCCATTGTTCTCGCTGCCAAAGGTGGTCTCTTGTGCTCCCCAGAGGCCACCGATGTCTTCGAGGAAGACCCTACTCTGGACAATCTGGTGCTGAAAG GTGGAAGCGAAGGGGACCGGCATGGGGAGAGGCCTGCTGCCTCCCGCCATGCTGGGAGCCGACGCTTCGAGCACCGGGACATTGACCCCCCAACAGGCGTCATGCAGTTGGGACAGGGGCCTCAGACTGGTCCTGGCGACAGCATCCGCTGGCTCGTGCTCGGGCGCAGGTTCAG atggcaacagggcaaAGAGTCTATGAGAGGGgcgagaggggtcgtccacaatgctggtggtcTTGTGaatgcagcggtttttgtatgCAGAGTTGAtggtgggaagaggaactctgatgatcttttcagctgttcttaccgcTGGCTGTATAGTCTtgttcccgtaccacacg AAGTGGTTTACTTTGATCATTCAACGGATTTCAGACTCAAAATGGAAGAACGCGTGAATGACAGCACAACAAATGTTTACGACTATGGATATGCTATGGATGAGAATATGTCAGAAACTGACCTGCGGGATGTCTTGAGATGCCCTTCCACTAATTTACCATTCTCTCATATCTATCTGCCAATGCTGTACTTCTTCATGTTCTTCATCGGTGTTTCAGGCAATATCTTTGTCATCTGGGTCATGTGTACGAAGCGCAAAAGCAGCCGGCTAGTGGACACTTTTGTCATCAACTTGGCGTTGGCTGACCTGGTCTTTGTTCTCACCCTGCCATTGTGGGCTGTGTCGGCGGCACAGAAACACAACTGGGCTTTTGGAGAAGGCATGTGCAAACTGAGCAGTTACATCATCGCCGTGAACCGCTTCTCAAACATCTTCTTCCTCACCTGCATGGGTATAGATCGCTACTTGGCTGTGGTGCGCATGCTGGATTCACGCTACCTGAGGAGAAGTCAATGCATCCAGATCACCTGTGGAGTTGTGTGGGTGTCCTCCTTCACACTGGCCACCCCCTCACTGGTCTTCCGCAAAACAACTCAGGTTGGAGAAGCCACTTTCTGCCTTGAGGATGAGGAGTCGATTTTGTTCCAGGTACTGAGCCTGGTTACTCTCTTCCTCACCTTTGTGCTACCAATATCAATCATCCTCTTCTGCTATGGGTCAATCCTCATCCAGCTACAGCACCACAACGGTGTGGGTGGTGCTCGCACTGAAGACAGGCGTCGTCACTCAGTTAAGATGGTTTTTACCATCATTGTGGCCTTTGTGGTCTCCTGGCTGCCTttcaacttttttaaaagtgttttgatCACCTCCCAACTGCAGGAAATGGAGTTGTCCTGCAGAGTGGCGGCATTCCTGGCCCGTGGCCTCATTTTGTCTTCCAGCTTAGCCTTTCTTAACAGTTGTGCCAACCCAGTGATCTACATGCTTCTTGACCACCATTTCAAACACAGTGCCAGGATACTCTGTTATGGCTGTATGAGTGAACAGCAAGGGCATGTCCTATCTTTTCCATCACCATCAAGCTTTTCAGACAGCATCTCCTGGCTCACCTTCCCACGAAGTCGCTCCAGGTCTGTCAGCAAAAGCTCACATTTGGGTACCACAGTTACTAAGTGA